The nucleotide window GGTTTCGACGGAGGCGGCAACTATTACGTGGTGCTGACCAATGGTCAGGTCGCGGTCTGGTTCCACGAGGAGCAGGTCATCGAGGCGGACACCAGGTTCGACAACCTGGACGTGTTCCTCTACGCGATCGTGCGATACGAGGCGGTCCGGGCGGGCGTTCTGAACCGTGCCGACGTCGAGGCCGACCTGCTCGCACTCGGCCAGCCGGGCATCGACCACCCGGACACCGGGCTGCTGGCCTACCTGCCGCGGTAGCCGAGGTCCGGCCGGTGGGTCAGGGGCGGGCCGGGTGGAAGCCGAACGGTAGTTCGAGGCGGTGGGCGTGCAGGAGGGGCTCGTCGGCGAGCAGGTTGGGGGTCTTGCCGTCGGCGACGATGCGGCCGGCGTCGAGGATCACCGAGCGGGGGCACAGCTGTAGGGCGTACGGCAGGTCGTGGGTCACCATCAGGACCGTCACCGGGAGCCGTTCGAGGATCTCGGCGAGCTCGCGCCGGCTCGCCGGGTCCAGGTTGGACGAGGGCTCGTCGAGGACCAGCAGCTCGGGTCGCATCGCCAGCACGGTGGCGACCGCGACCCGGCGGCGCTGGCCGAACGAGAGGTGCTGCGGCACCTGGTCGCGGTGTGCGGTCATGTCGACGGCGGCCAGGGCCTCGTCGACGCGGGTGCGTAGCTCCGCGCCGCGCAGGCCGAGGTTGGCCGGGCCGAAGGCGACGTCCTCGGCGACCGTCGGCATGAACAGCTGGTCGTCGGGGTCCTGGAAGACGATGCCCACGCGGCGGCGGATCTCGGCCAGCCGGGCCCGGTCGGCCGGGTCCACCCGCAGGCCGCCGACGGTGACCGTGCCGGCGCCGCCGTGCAGGATCCCGTTCAGGTGCAGGACCAGGGTGGTCTTGCCGGCGCCGTTCGGGCCGAGCAGCGCGACGCGCTCGCCCTGCGCGACGCTCAGGTCGACGCCGTGCAGCGCCACGCTGCCGTCCGGGTAGGCGAAGGTCAGCCCGGCGATGTCGAGGCTCATCGCAGCACCGCCGCGATCGCGATGGCCGTCGCCGCCGCGGGCAGCGCCGCCGCGGCCGCCCAGTCGGCGGTCGTCGCGCCGCCGGTCTCGGGGCGGGGGAGCCGCCCGTCGTAGCCGCGCGAGACCATCGCCAGGTAGACCCGTTCGCCGCGCTCGTACGCCCGCAGGAACAGCGCGCCGACGCCGACCGCGAACGCCTTGACCTGCCACAGGAACCGCGGGTCGTAGCCGCGCGAGAGCCGGGCGATCCGCATGCGCCGCGCGTCGTCGGCGAGGATGTCCAGGTAGCGCAGCATGAACGTGGCGATCTGGGTGAAGGAGCGCGGGCAGCGCAGCCGGTCCAGGCCGATCAGCAGGTCGCGCATCGTGGTGCTGGCGGCCAGCAGCAGCGAGGCGACCACGCCGAGCGTGCCCTTGACGAAGATGTTCCACGCGCCGTACAGGCCGTCGACCGACAGGGACATGCCGAGCCAGGTGATCCGCTCGCCGTGGCCCGCGAACGGCAGCGTGACGGCGAGCAGGACGAACGGCAGCTCGATGGTGGCGCGCCTGGCCAGCCACGGCAGCGGCACCCGGGCCAGCGCGGTCACGGCCGCGAGCAGCAGGGCGTAGCCGGCGAACGCGGCGAACTCGGTCCGCGGCGTGGCCACCACGACGATGGTGAACAGCAGGGTGGCGACGATCTTCACCTCGGGTGCGAGCGCGTGCACCGGGCTGCGGTGGTCCAGGTGCAGCGGATGCGCGT belongs to Amorphoplanes digitatis and includes:
- a CDS encoding energy-coupling factor ABC transporter ATP-binding protein; this encodes MSLDIAGLTFAYPDGSVALHGVDLSVAQGERVALLGPNGAGKTTLVLHLNGILHGGAGTVTVGGLRVDPADRARLAEIRRRVGIVFQDPDDQLFMPTVAEDVAFGPANLGLRGAELRTRVDEALAAVDMTAHRDQVPQHLSFGQRRRVAVATVLAMRPELLVLDEPSSNLDPASRRELAEILERLPVTVLMVTHDLPYALQLCPRSVILDAGRIVADGKTPNLLADEPLLHAHRLELPFGFHPARP
- the cbiQ gene encoding cobalt ECF transporter T component CbiQ; this translates as MGAGHAHPLHLDHRSPVHALAPEVKIVATLLFTIVVVATPRTEFAAFAGYALLLAAVTALARVPLPWLARRATIELPFVLLAVTLPFAGHGERITWLGMSLSVDGLYGAWNIFVKGTLGVVASLLLAASTTMRDLLIGLDRLRCPRSFTQIATFMLRYLDILADDARRMRIARLSRGYDPRFLWQVKAFAVGVGALFLRAYERGERVYLAMVSRGYDGRLPRPETGGATTADWAAAAALPAAATAIAIAAVLR